From a single Natronorubrum tibetense GA33 genomic region:
- a CDS encoding CBS domain-containing protein, with translation MPLENLARTDVVTAQEDESVQELATRMDDSHVGSVVITDGDEPTGIVTDRDLATRVLGEGMDPAETTAADVMSDDPTTVDETAGFYEATELMSEHGIRRLPVCNDSNELVGIITSDDLNELLADEHMQLSDVIRAQRPEY, from the coding sequence ATGCCGCTAGAAAACCTCGCTCGAACTGATGTAGTAACGGCACAAGAAGACGAGTCCGTTCAAGAACTCGCGACACGCATGGACGACTCTCACGTCGGCAGCGTCGTCATCACGGACGGCGACGAGCCGACTGGGATCGTCACCGATCGCGACCTCGCGACACGCGTGCTCGGCGAAGGAATGGATCCAGCGGAGACGACGGCTGCCGACGTAATGTCCGACGATCCGACGACCGTCGACGAGACTGCCGGGTTCTACGAGGCGACCGAGCTGATGAGCGAGCACGGTATCCGACGACTCCCCGTCTGTAACGACAGCAACGAACTGGTCGGGATCATCACGTCCGACGACCTCAACGAACTCCTCGCCGACGAGCACATGCAACTCTCGGACGTGATCCGGGCCCAGAGACCCGAGTACTGA
- a CDS encoding glycosyltransferase family 2 protein, whose amino-acid sequence MYRDASVGVVMPAYNEEGFVGDVIREMPDYVDRIYAIDDQSTDGTWDEILEAARADADSDGSSDSSREERLVADGGFSGKRATLDGDISALAKRASVRDPIGRVVPIRHRENLGAGGAIKTGYLAALEDGVDATVTVDADGQMDLSQMTRLLDPIADGEADYAKGNRLLSREYRAAMPRFRFVGNAILTFLTKIASGYWKTMDPQNGYTAISNDALEAVDLENLYEYYGYCNDLLVKLNVHGMRVADVAMPAVYGDEESSIQYSSYIPKVSTMLLQNFLWRLKTKYLALDFHPLALFYLVGAGLAGAGVLATGTTLLAAVSSLGALVGGSTTVLLLVAGIAFLLFAMVFDMAESEHLEMQVQ is encoded by the coding sequence ATGTATCGAGACGCGAGCGTCGGCGTCGTGATGCCCGCCTACAACGAGGAGGGGTTCGTCGGCGACGTGATCCGCGAGATGCCCGACTACGTCGACCGGATCTACGCCATCGACGACCAGTCAACCGATGGCACCTGGGACGAGATCCTCGAGGCGGCCCGAGCGGACGCGGATTCCGACGGGTCGTCCGACTCGAGCAGGGAGGAGCGACTCGTTGCCGACGGCGGATTCTCGGGGAAACGAGCGACGCTCGACGGCGACATCTCCGCGCTCGCCAAACGAGCGTCGGTACGCGACCCCATCGGCCGCGTCGTCCCCATTCGACACCGAGAGAACCTCGGTGCCGGCGGAGCGATCAAGACCGGCTACCTCGCGGCCCTCGAGGACGGCGTGGACGCGACGGTCACCGTCGACGCGGACGGTCAGATGGACCTCTCCCAGATGACGCGACTCCTCGATCCGATCGCCGACGGCGAGGCAGACTACGCGAAGGGGAACCGACTCCTCTCACGGGAATACCGGGCCGCGATGCCGCGATTTCGGTTCGTCGGCAACGCGATTCTGACCTTCCTGACGAAGATCGCCTCGGGCTACTGGAAGACGATGGACCCCCAGAACGGCTACACGGCCATCTCGAACGACGCGCTCGAGGCGGTCGACCTCGAGAACCTCTATGAGTACTACGGCTACTGCAACGACCTGCTGGTGAAGCTGAACGTCCACGGCATGCGGGTCGCAGACGTCGCGATGCCGGCCGTCTACGGCGACGAGGAATCGAGCATCCAGTACTCGAGTTACATCCCAAAGGTGTCGACGATGCTGCTTCAGAATTTTCTCTGGCGGCTGAAGACAAAGTACCTCGCGCTGGATTTCCACCCGCTCGCGCTGTTCTACCTCGTGGGCGCCGGGTTGGCGGGCGCGGGCGTCCTCGCTACCGGCACAACGCTGCTCGCCGCGGTCTCGAGTCTCGGCGCGCTTGTCGGGGGATCGACGACCGTGCTCTTGCTCGTCGCCGGTATCGCGTTCCTGCTGTTCGCGATGGTGTTCGACATGGCCGAGAGCGAGCACCTCGAGATGCAAGTGCAGTAG